TTCTGATTAAACTTTGATTTATAACGAGCATTTAATTTAGTTTGGTGCGTTTCTAAACTAATGGTTCTTCCTTGAATAAAAGCATTACTCAATTTATTTGTTCGCATATCTAGTGCATCACCTTCAGAAATAAACAAAGTAGCATCTTTACCGACTTCAAGAGTTCCGCAGAAACTATCAATACCCAATATTTTTGCTGTATTTGAAGTAATAAGTTGCAATGCCTGTTCTTTCTCTAAACCGTAAGCTGCACATGTTCCAGCTAAAAAAGGAAGATTACGAGTTTCCATTCTTTCATGTGCACCACTATTTTCTAATCCTACTAAAACGCCTTGATCAGTTAATAGTTTGGCAAGTTTAAAAGGCAAATCTATATCGTCATCATCGTTCTCAGGCATATCATGGACTCTCTTTAATAGTACTCCAATATGGTTTTCTTTTAAAAAACTTCCAATTTTGTATGCTTCATATCCTCCTACAATAGCAATTTTAGTAATACCATTGCTCTTTGCAAGTTCAACCGCATCAATCATTTGCTTCTCTTCATTGGCGTGAATAAACAAAGTTTGTTCTCCTAGAAATAGTCCTTTAGTAGCTTCTAAAATTAAATTACGTTCTTTGGCTACAGTTGTATTGTACACTTTTGCATTTTGAAAAAAGGAATTAATTTCAGCAATTTCTTTGGTATACTCTTTATTCGCTTCAATAGAACCAGGTTCAAACCAAGAACCGCTTCTTTTGAAACTTGAAGGGAATTCCATGTGTATACCATCATTTTCTTTAACAACAGCATCATTCCAATGCCATGCATCTAATTGAACTATAGAAGAGGTTCCAGAAATTAATCCGCCTCTTGGAGTAATTTGTGCCATTAAAACACCATTTGGTCTTACTGTTTCGACAACCTTTGAATCGGCAGTATAAGCAATCAAACTGCGAACATGTGGATTGAATGTTCCAATTTCTGATTCGTCATCAGAAGATTTTACCGCATCGATTTCAACTAATCCTAAAGTAGAATTAGGTGCTATAAAGCCTGGGTAAATTTCTTTCCCAGCGGCATCAATAATGGTTTCGTAGTTGGCTTTATCTACATTATTAGCAGAAGTTACTACATCAATTTTACCGTTTTTGAAACCAATGGCACTATTCTCCAAAACAGATCCATTTCCTAAATGCGCTTTGGCATTCAGAATTAAAATTGATTTTTGTTGTTTAGGTGCTGGAGTCTGTTGTGCTTTACTAACTAATGATATTCCGAATACCAATGTTAAAAGAACTATTTTTTTATGTATCATAATTATTCTAATTTATTTATTGAAAAGTAAACCTTAATACTCAAGAGAATCACAGTGGTATTCTGTTCGTTCCGCTTTTTTAGGTTCTTGCGTAATCATTCCTTTGTTTTTTTCTTCCAATAATTGTCCGATTAAAACATTTCGTTCTTTAGCAATTGCTTTTCTTTGTTCTTCATCCCTTTGGATGTCAAAGTAAACTACTCCTTCAATGATCGTTTTTTCAGCTTTAGCATAAATTGATAATGGATTGGTGTTCCAAAGAACAACATCAGCATCTTTTCCTACTTTAATACTTCCCACTTTATCATCAAGATGTAATAATTTAGCAGGATTTAACGTGACAAATTTCCAAGCTTCCTCTTCAGAAATATTTCCGTATTTCACCGCTTTAGCAGCTTCTTGGTTCAAACGTCTAGACATTTCGGCATCATCAGAATTATAGGCCACTATAATTCCTTTGTTGTGCATAATTGGTCCATTAAAAGGAATTGCATCGTTTACTTCAAATTTGTAAGCCCACCAGTCTGAGAATGTAGAAGCTCCTACACCGTGTTCTTTCATTTTATCAGCTACTTTGTAACCTTCTAAGATATGAGTAAATGTATTGACTCTGAAATTGAATTTTTCAGCAACATTCATCATCATCAAGATTTCAGATTGTACATAGGAGTGACACGAAATAAATCGCTCTTTATTGATAATTTCAGCAATAGTTTGTAGTTCTAAATCTACTCTAGGTGCTTTCCCTTTTTTAGTAGTATTGTAGGTTTTCCAAGCTAAGTCGTATTCTTTTGCTCTTTGGAAATAATCGGTAAAAACTTGTTCAACACCCATTCTTGTTTGTGGAAAACGAGTAGGGTTAACATTGGCCCAATTGGATTGTTTTACATTTTCACCTAAAGCAAATTTGATAAACTTAGGTTGGTTTTTATATAACATTTCTTCTGGTGAACGTCCCCATTTCCATTTTACAATTGCCGAACGACCTCCGATAGGATTCGCTGAGCCATGTAATAATTGCGAAATAGTAACGCCTCCCGCTAGATCTCTATAAATATTAGGATCTTCAGAGTT
This sequence is a window from Flavobacterium ammoniigenes. Protein-coding genes within it:
- a CDS encoding amidohydrolase family protein — its product is MIHKKIVLLTLVFGISLVSKAQQTPAPKQQKSILILNAKAHLGNGSVLENSAIGFKNGKIDVVTSANNVDKANYETIIDAAGKEIYPGFIAPNSTLGLVEIDAVKSSDDESEIGTFNPHVRSLIAYTADSKVVETVRPNGVLMAQITPRGGLISGTSSIVQLDAWHWNDAVVKENDGIHMEFPSSFKRSGSWFEPGSIEANKEYTKEIAEINSFFQNAKVYNTTVAKERNLILEATKGLFLGEQTLFIHANEEKQMIDAVELAKSNGITKIAIVGGYEAYKIGSFLKENHIGVLLKRVHDMPENDDDDIDLPFKLAKLLTDQGVLVGLENSGAHERMETRNLPFLAGTCAAYGLEKEQALQLITSNTAKILGIDSFCGTLEVGKDATLFISEGDALDMRTNKLSNAFIQGRTISLETHQTKLNARYKSKFNQN